The genomic segment TTGTCGGGGAAGATGCGGATCCAGACTTTTCCGCCGCGCTTGGCGTGGCGGGTCATCGCGACGCGCGCGGCTTCGATCTGGCGCGCGGTCACGAGTCCGTGATCGAGCGCTTGCAGGCCGTACTCGCCGAAGGCGAGCTCCGACCCGCGGTACGCCTTGCCGCGCACGCGACCCTTCTGGACTTTGCGGAACTTGGTTCGTTTGGGTTGCAGCATGACTTACCTGGAGCCAGTTACCTGGTCTGGGCTTCCTCGGGTGCGCCGAGCCGATGCTCGTGCAGCTTGGCGTCCGGCACGTAGCCACTGAACACCCAGCACTTCACGCCGATGATTCCGTAGGGGCAGCGCGCCTCCCAGAAGCCGAAGTCGATCTGGGCGCGCAGCGTGTGCAGCGGCACGCGCCCTTCCATGTACTGCACGACGCGCGACATCTCGGCGCCGCCCAGCCGGCCGGCGACCTTGAGCTTCACGCCCTGGGCGCCGAACTTCAGCGCGGCGCTCATCGCCTTCTTCATGGCGCGGCGGAACGCGACGCGGCGCTCGAGCTGGAGCGCGATGTTCTCGGCGATCAGCTGCGCGTCGGTCTCGGCCTTCCGGACCTCGCGGATGTTGATGAACACCTCGTTCTTGGTCATCTCGCCGACTTCGCGGCGCAGCGCGTCGACGTCGGCGCCGCGCTTGCCGATCAGGATGCCCGGGCGCGCGGTGTGGATGTTGACCGACATCTTCTCGGCACGGCGCTCGATCACGATCCGGCTGATGCCCGCGTGGAACGCCTTCTGCTTGATGAAGTCGCGGATGCGCAGGTCCTCGTGCAGGAACGGCGAGTAATTCCGTTCCGAGAACCAGTTCGACTGCCAGCCGTTGATGACTCCGAGCCGGAAGCCGTACGGATGTACCTTCTGTCCCACGCGCTCTCCTACCGTTCCTCGAGCACGACGGTCACGTGACTCGTGCTCTTCTTGATCCAATTGGCGCGGCCCTGTGCGCGCGGGCGGATGCGCCAGCCGCGCGGGCCGTCGGTGACGGTGACCGTCTTGACGTAGAGGTTGTCGAGATCGATGCCGGCCTGGTGCCGCGAGTTGTGCTCGACCGCGTTGGCGAGCGCCGAGCGCAGCACCTTCTCGAGCGGGCGCGCGGCCGACTTCTCGCACGAGACCAGGATCTCGAGCGCGCGCGAGGCGGGCTTGGCGCGGATCAGGTCCGCGACCAGCCGGCCCTTCTGCGGGCCGAAGCGCACGCCCGTGAGCTTCGCGCTGACTTCCATCACCCACCTGCCTTGGGCGCCGGCGGGGCGGGCGGCGCGCCGCTCGGGGCGGCCTTCACCTTGCGGTCACCCGAGTGCACGACGGGCTTGCGCGTGGGCGCGAACTCGCCGAGCCGGTGACCGACCATGTTCTCGGTCACGAACACGGGCATGAACAGGCGTCCGTTGTGGACGTGCAGCGTGTGACCGATCATCTCGGGCGTGATCATCGAGCGCCGCGACCAGGTGCGGATGATCTGGCGGCCGCCCGACTGAGTCAGCCGCTCGATCTTCTTGGCCAGCGACGGCTGGACGTACGGTCCCTTCTTGACGGAGCGCGCCATTACTTCTGTCCTCGGCGGCGCACGATGAAGCGATCGGTGCGCCGGTTGTTGCGCGTCTTGTGACCCTTGGTCGGCTGGCCCCACGGGCTCACCGGGTGGCGACCGCCGGACGTGCGGCCTTCGCCGCCGCCATGCGGGTGGTCGACGGGGTTCATGGCCACGCCGCGCACGTTCGGCCGGATGCCGAGCCAGCGCGAGCGGCCGGCCTTGCCCACCGAGATGTTCTCGTGCTCGGCGTTCCCGACCTGGCCGATCGTGGCGAGACACTGCGCGAGCACCATGCGCGTCTCGCCCGACGGCAGCTTGAGCTGCGCGTACTTGCCCTCGCAGGCCATGAGCTGCGCGCCCATGCCGGCCGAGCGCACCATCTGTCCGCCGCGGCCGGGCTTGAGCTCGACGTTGTGCACCAGCGAGCCGGTCGGAATGACTCGCAGCGGCAGCGTGTTGCCGGGCTTGATCTCGGCGCGCTCGCTGGTCTGGATGATGTCACCCACCGAGAGCCCGGTCGGCGCCAGGATGTAGCGCTTGTCGCCGTCTTTGTAGTGGAGCAGCGCGATGCGCGCGCTGCGGTTCGGGTCGTACTCGATCGCCGCGACCTTGGCCGGGATGTTCCACTTGTCGCGGCGCAGGTCGATGTCGCGCAGCTTGCGCTTGTGACCGCCGCCGCGCTGGTAGCTCGTGATCTTGCCGCGGTTGTTGCGGCCGCCGCTGGCGCGCTTGCCCTTGGTGAGTCGCTTCTCGGGCTTGGCCTTGGTGATCTCCACGAAGTCGGGCACGGACATGCCGCGCCGGCCGGGAGAGGTGGGTTTGAAGTTGCGGACCGGCATCACACTCCCTCGAAGAACTCGATCGAATCGCCGGCGCGCAGCCGCACGCGCGCCTTCTTCCAGCCCGGGCGCTGGCCCTGGTGCCGGCCGACGCGGCGCATCTTGCCGCGCACGTTCAGCGTGCGGACGTCTTCCACGGTCACGTCGAAGAGCGTCTCGACGGCGCGCTTGATCTCGGTCTTGTTCGCGTCGGGGTGCACCGCGAAGGTCACGATGTTCTGGCTCTCGCGCTCGATCGTGCTCTTCTCGGTGATCACCGGGCGGCGAATCACCTGGCGCAGGTCTTTCACGACAGTCTCTCCACCACCGCGGGCACGGCATCGCGCAGCAGCACCAGGTGTTTGCGCAGCAGCACGTCGCGCACGTTCAGCCCGGCGACCGGCAGCACGCGCACGTGCGGCAGGTTGCGGCCGGAGAGCTCGATCACGCGGTCGCGCTCCTTGGTCACGATCAGCACGTCCTCGGCGCCCAGGTCGCGCAGCTTCTTGGCCAGCGCCTGCGTCTTGGGCTCTTTCAGGCCGAGTGAGTCGACGACCAGCACGCGCTCTTCGCGCTTGCGCAGCGAGAGCGCGGAGCGCAGCGCCGCCTTGCGCACCTTCTTGGGCACGTTCACCGAGTAGTCGCGCGGGCGCGGGCCGTGCACGACGCCGCCGCCCGCCCAGTGCGGGGCGCGCGTGGTGCCCTGGCGGGCGCGGCCGGTGCCCTTCTGGCGCCACGGCTTCTGTCCGCCGCCCGAGACCAGCGCGCGGTTCTTCACCGCCGCGGTGCCGGAGCGCCGCGCGGCCTGC from the Myxococcota bacterium genome contains:
- the rplB gene encoding 50S ribosomal protein L2; translated protein: MPVRNFKPTSPGRRGMSVPDFVEITKAKPEKRLTKGKRASGGRNNRGKITSYQRGGGHKRKLRDIDLRRDKWNIPAKVAAIEYDPNRSARIALLHYKDGDKRYILAPTGLSVGDIIQTSERAEIKPGNTLPLRVIPTGSLVHNVELKPGRGGQMVRSAGMGAQLMACEGKYAQLKLPSGETRMVLAQCLATIGQVGNAEHENISVGKAGRSRWLGIRPNVRGVAMNPVDHPHGGGEGRTSGGRHPVSPWGQPTKGHKTRNNRRTDRFIVRRRGQK
- the rplV gene encoding 50S ribosomal protein L22 yields the protein MEVSAKLTGVRFGPQKGRLVADLIRAKPASRALEILVSCEKSAARPLEKVLRSALANAVEHNSRHQAGIDLDNLYVKTVTVTDGPRGWRIRPRAQGRANWIKKSTSHVTVVLEER
- the rpsS gene encoding 30S ribosomal protein S19, yielding MARSVKKGPYVQPSLAKKIERLTQSGGRQIIRTWSRRSMITPEMIGHTLHVHNGRLFMPVFVTENMVGHRLGEFAPTRKPVVHSGDRKVKAAPSGAPPAPPAPKAGG
- the rpsC gene encoding 30S ribosomal protein S3; the protein is MGQKVHPYGFRLGVINGWQSNWFSERNYSPFLHEDLRIRDFIKQKAFHAGISRIVIERRAEKMSVNIHTARPGILIGKRGADVDALRREVGEMTKNEVFINIREVRKAETDAQLIAENIALQLERRVAFRRAMKKAMSAALKFGAQGVKLKVAGRLGGAEMSRVVQYMEGRVPLHTLRAQIDFGFWEARCPYGIIGVKCWVFSGYVPDAKLHEHRLGAPEEAQTR
- the rplD gene encoding 50S ribosomal protein L4, translating into MDLDPKIFDAPIRSDLLFTVNVAQQAARRSGTAAVKNRALVSGGGQKPWRQKGTGRARQGTTRAPHWAGGGVVHGPRPRDYSVNVPKKVRKAALRSALSLRKREERVLVVDSLGLKEPKTQALAKKLRDLGAEDVLIVTKERDRVIELSGRNLPHVRVLPVAGLNVRDVLLRKHLVLLRDAVPAVVERLS
- a CDS encoding 50S ribosomal protein L23, whose protein sequence is MKDLRQVIRRPVITEKSTIERESQNIVTFAVHPDANKTEIKRAVETLFDVTVEDVRTLNVRGKMRRVGRHQGQRPGWKKARVRLRAGDSIEFFEGV
- the rplP gene encoding 50S ribosomal protein L16; translated protein: MLQPKRTKFRKVQKGRVRGKAYRGSELAFGEYGLQALDHGLVTARQIEAARVAMTRHAKRGGKVWIRIFPDKPMTKRPPETRMGKGKGNPEYWAAVVKQGRVLYEMGGLDRTTAREALRLAGHKIGVRTRILERTDV